One region of Eretmochelys imbricata isolate rEreImb1 chromosome 2, rEreImb1.hap1, whole genome shotgun sequence genomic DNA includes:
- the FAM8A1 gene encoding protein FAM8A1 gives MAEVAAAPGEPEPAGAERSEAKALSAGEYARRVHQWLWDSYCGYWSWQSSLPALLAAAAAAAPYGSPGPPAAGCPPPPPAYYGPCYLLAAPAAPGPRAPPAWPGAARLAAVPRPGPAASSAPRGSGRPAGREYIIPSLAHRFIAEMVDFFILFFIKATIVLSIMHLSGIKDISKFAMHYIVEEIDEDTSMEDLQKMMVVALIYRLLVCFYEIICIWGAGGATPGKFLLGLRVVTCDTSVLIAPNRVLVIPSSNVSITTSTIRALIKNFSIASFFPAFITLLFFQHNRTAYDIVAGTIVVRRNGVR, from the exons ATGGCGGAGGTCGCGGCAGCCCCGGGCGAGCCCGAGCCGGCGGGGGCCGAGCGCTCCGAGGCCAAGGCGCTGAGCGCGGGGGAGTACGCGCGGCGCGTGCACCAGTGGCTCTGGGACTCGTACTGCGGCTACTGGAGCTGGCAGAGCAGCCTCCCCGCGCTGCTGgccgcggccgccgccgccgccccctaCGGTAGCCCGGGCCCGCCCGCCGCCGgctgccccccgccgccgcccgcctACTACGGCCCCTGCTACCTCCTCGCCGCCCCCGCCGCGCCGGGACCCCGCGCGCCGCCCGCCTGGCCGGGAGCCGCCCGCCTGGCCGCGgtgccccggcccggccccgccgccaGCAGCGCCCCGAGGGGGAGCGGGCGGCCGGCAG GTCGGGAATACATTATCCCATCCTTGGCACACAGGTTTATAGCAGAGATGGTGgatttctttattcttttctttataaAGGCAACCATTGTCTTAAGTATTATGCATCTCAGTGGAATAAA GGACATTTCCAAGTTTGCTATGCACTATATAGTAGAAGAAATAGATGAAGACACATCCATGGAAGACTTGCAGAAAATGATGGTAGTGGCCCTTATCTACAGGTTGTTAGTCTGCTTCTATGAG ATAATCTGCATTTGGGGAGCTGGTGGGGCAACCCCAGGGAAGTTTCTGCTTGGACTTCGAGTTGTGACATGTGATACATCTGTACTTATTGCACCAAATCGTGTGTTAGTGATTCCATCCTCTAATGTTAGCATAACAAC GTCTACAATACGAGCCTTGATCAAGAATTTTTCTATTGCTTCCTTTTTTCCTGCATTCATTACGCTGCTATTTTTTCAGCATAACAGAACAGCCTATGACATTGTAGCAGGAACTATTGTGGTAAGAAGAAATGGAGTCAGATGA